The following proteins come from a genomic window of Streptococcus pneumoniae:
- the rsmB gene encoding 16S rRNA (cytosine(967)-C(5))-methyltransferase RsmB, whose translation MTKVETARSLALAVLEDVFVNQAYSNIALNKHLKRSQLSAADKGLVTELVYGTVARKLTLEWYLSHFIEDRDQLDSWLYVLLLMSAYQLRYLDKIPDHAVVNEAVELAKLRKKGSEKLVNAVLRRILREGWPDIASIKRKNKRDSIAYSLPVWLVAKLKEEYGEERAKAIFESLLVRNKASIRVTDLSRKEEIQALLEANNSLLATTGLVKEQGHFAGHNLFADGAITIQDESSQLVAPTLDLQGDERVLDACAAPGGKTAHIASYLTTGQVTALDLYDHKLDLIQENAQRLGVADRVQTQKLDARKVHEFFDQDSFDKILVDAPCSGIGLLRRKPDIKYNKETADFASLQEIQLEILGSVCQILGKGGIITYSTCTIVSEENFQVVKAFLESHPEFEQVKLEHECKDIMKDGCILITPELYGSDGFFISQFRKISD comes from the coding sequence GTGACTAAAGTAGAAACGGCTAGAAGTTTAGCTCTAGCAGTGCTAGAGGATGTTTTTGTGAATCAAGCATATTCAAATATTGCCTTAAATAAACACCTCAAGAGGAGTCAGCTCTCTGCAGCAGACAAGGGCTTAGTGACCGAGCTAGTCTATGGAACGGTAGCCCGTAAACTGACTCTGGAATGGTACCTATCCCACTTTATCGAAGACAGAGACCAGTTAGACAGCTGGCTCTATGTCCTTCTTCTCATGAGTGCCTACCAACTCCGCTATTTGGACAAGATTCCAGATCATGCTGTGGTCAATGAAGCAGTGGAATTGGCTAAACTCCGTAAAAAAGGCAGTGAAAAATTGGTCAACGCTGTCCTTCGCCGTATCTTGCGTGAAGGCTGGCCAGATATTGCTAGCATCAAGCGAAAAAACAAGCGTGACTCCATTGCCTATTCTCTCCCAGTTTGGCTAGTTGCCAAACTCAAGGAAGAATACGGAGAGGAGAGAGCAAAAGCCATCTTTGAAAGCCTGTTAGTGCGAAACAAAGCTAGTATTCGTGTAACAGACCTAAGTCGAAAAGAGGAAATCCAAGCCTTGTTGGAGGCGAATAATTCCCTTTTAGCAACCACTGGTCTGGTTAAGGAGCAAGGGCATTTTGCAGGGCATAATTTGTTTGCGGATGGAGCCATTACCATCCAAGACGAGTCCAGTCAGCTGGTTGCTCCGACGCTTGATTTACAAGGTGATGAGCGAGTGCTTGATGCCTGTGCGGCTCCAGGTGGGAAAACAGCCCATATAGCCTCTTATCTTACGACAGGTCAGGTTACTGCTCTGGACTTGTACGACCACAAGTTGGATTTAATTCAAGAAAATGCCCAACGTCTGGGAGTTGCAGATCGGGTTCAAACTCAAAAATTGGATGCCAGAAAGGTGCATGAGTTTTTTGACCAGGATTCCTTTGATAAGATTTTGGTGGATGCTCCTTGTTCAGGAATCGGTCTTTTGCGCCGAAAACCAGATATCAAATACAATAAAGAAACGGCAGATTTCGCGTCCTTGCAGGAAATTCAGTTAGAAATATTAGGTAGTGTTTGTCAAATACTAGGCAAAGGTGGTATAATAACTTATAGCACCTGCACTATCGTCTCAGAGGAGAATTTTCAAGTCGTTAAGGCCTTTTTAGAGAGTCATCCCGAGTTCGAGCAGGTAAAACTAGAACATGAATGTAAGGATATCATGAAAGACGGCTGTATCCTCATTACACCTGAATTGTATGGAAGTGATGGATTCTTCATCAGTCAATTTCGCAAGATATCGGATTAG
- a CDS encoding Stp1/IreP family PP2C-type Ser/Thr phosphatase, whose protein sequence is MEISLLTDVGQKRTNNQDYVNHYVNRAGRTMIILADGMGGHRAGNIASEMAVTDLGVAWVDTQIDTVNEVREWFAHYLEIENQKIHQLGQDEAYRGMGTTLEVLAIIDNQAIYAHIGDSRIGLIRGEEYHQLTSDHSLVNELLKAGQLTPEEAEAHPQKNIITQSIGQKDEIQPDFGTVILESGDYLLLNSDGLTNMISGSEIRDIVTSDIPLADKTETLVRFANNAGGLDNITVALVSMNEEDAE, encoded by the coding sequence ATGGAAATTTCATTATTAACAGATGTTGGTCAGAAACGAACAAATAACCAAGACTATGTCAACCACTATGTCAATAGAGCTGGACGTACCATGATTATTTTAGCTGATGGGATGGGAGGTCATCGCGCAGGGAATATCGCTAGTGAAATGGCGGTCACAGACCTGGGTGTAGCTTGGGTTGATACTCAGATCGATACAGTCAATGAAGTGCGTGAATGGTTCGCCCATTACCTAGAAATTGAAAATCAAAAGATTCACCAGCTTGGTCAGGATGAAGCTTACAGAGGCATGGGAACTACTTTGGAAGTCCTTGCTATTATTGATAATCAGGCTATCTATGCTCATATTGGTGATTCGCGTATCGGCTTGATTCGTGGAGAAGAATACCATCAGTTGACGAGTGATCATTCTTTGGTTAATGAATTGCTCAAGGCTGGTCAATTGACACCAGAAGAGGCAGAAGCTCATCCGCAAAAAAATATTATCACCCAGTCTATTGGGCAAAAAGATGAAATTCAGCCTGATTTTGGGACAGTTATCCTTGAGTCAGGTGACTATCTCTTGCTCAATAGTGACGGCTTGACCAACATGATTTCAGGCAGTGAGATTCGTGATATTGTAACCAGTGATATTCCTTTAGCAGATAAAACGGAGACACTTGTTCGTTTTGCTAACAATGCAGGAGGTTTAGACAACATTACGGTTGCCCTTGTTTCTATGAACGAGGAGGATGCAGAATGA
- the stkP gene encoding serine/threonine-protein kinase StkP, with amino-acid sequence MIQIGKIFAGRYRIVKQIGRGGMADVYLAKDLILDGEEVAVKVLRTNYQTDPIAVARFQREARAMADLDHPHIVRITDIGEEDGQQYLAMEYVAGLDLKRYIKEHYPLSNEEAVRIMGQILLAMRLAHTRGIVHRDLKPQNILLTPDGTAKVTDFGIAVAFAETSLTQTNSMLGSVHYLSPEQARGSKATVQSDIYAMGIIFYEMLTGHIPYDGDSAVTIALQHFQKPLPSVIAENPSVPQALENVIIKATAKKLTNRYRSVSEMYVDLSSSLSYNRRNESKLIFDETSKADTKTLPKVSQSTLTSIPKVQAQTEHKSIKNPSQAVTEETYQPQAPKKHRFKMRYLILLASLVLVAASLIWILSRTPATIAIPDVAGQTVAEAKATLKKANFEIGEEKTEASEKVEEGRIIRTDPGAGTGRKEGTKINLVVSSGKQSFQISNYVGRKSSDVIAELKEKKVPDNLIKIEEEESNESEAGTVLKQSLPEGTTYDLSKATQIVLTVAKKATTIQLGNYIGRNSTEVISELKQKKVPENLIKIEEEESSESEPGTIMKQSPGAGTTYDVSKPTQIVLTVAKKVTSVAMPSYIGSSLEFTKNNLIQIVGIKEANIEVVEVTTAPAGSAEGMVVEQSPRAGEKVDLNKTRVKISIYKPKTTSATP; translated from the coding sequence ATGATCCAAATCGGCAAGATTTTTGCCGGACGCTATCGGATTGTCAAACAGATTGGTCGAGGAGGTATGGCGGATGTCTACCTAGCCAAAGACTTAATCTTAGATGGGGAAGAAGTGGCAGTGAAGGTTCTGAGGACCAACTACCAGACGGACCCGATAGCTGTAGCTCGTTTTCAGCGTGAAGCGAGAGCTATGGCAGATCTAGACCATCCTCATATCGTTCGGATAACAGATATTGGTGAGGAAGACGGTCAACAGTATCTTGCAATGGAGTATGTTGCTGGACTAGACCTCAAACGCTATATCAAGGAACATTATCCTCTTTCTAATGAAGAAGCAGTCCGTATCATGGGACAAATCCTCCTAGCCATGCGTTTGGCCCATACCAGAGGAATTGTTCACAGGGACTTGAAACCTCAAAATATCCTTTTGACACCAGATGGGACTGCAAAGGTCACAGACTTTGGGATTGCTGTAGCCTTTGCAGAGACAAGTCTGACCCAGACTAACTCGATGTTGGGCTCAGTTCATTACTTGTCCCCAGAGCAGGCGCGTGGTTCGAAGGCGACTGTGCAGAGTGATATCTATGCTATGGGGATTATTTTCTATGAGATGTTGACAGGCCATATCCCTTATGACGGGGATAGCGCGGTGACCATTGCCCTCCAGCATTTCCAGAAACCCCTGCCGTCCGTTATTGCAGAAAATCCATCTGTACCTCAGGCTTTAGAAAATGTTATTATCAAGGCGACTGCTAAAAAGTTGACCAATCGCTACCGCTCGGTTTCAGAGATGTATGTGGACTTGTCTAGTAGCTTGTCCTACAATCGTAGAAATGAAAGTAAGTTAATCTTTGATGAAACGAGCAAGGCAGATACCAAGACCTTGCCGAAGGTTTCTCAAAGTACCTTGACATCTATTCCTAAGGTTCAAGCGCAGACAGAACACAAATCAATCAAAAACCCAAGCCAGGCTGTGACAGAGGAAACTTACCAACCACAAGCACCGAAAAAACATAGATTTAAGATGCGTTACCTGATTTTGTTGGCCAGCCTTGTATTGGTGGCAGCTTCTCTTATTTGGATACTATCCAGAACTCCTGCAACCATTGCCATTCCAGATGTGGCAGGTCAGACAGTTGCAGAGGCCAAGGCAACGCTCAAAAAAGCCAATTTTGAGATTGGTGAGGAGAAGACAGAGGCTAGTGAAAAGGTGGAAGAAGGGCGGATTATCCGTACAGATCCTGGCGCTGGAACTGGTCGAAAAGAAGGAACGAAAATCAATCTGGTTGTCTCATCAGGCAAACAATCCTTCCAAATTAGTAATTATGTCGGCCGGAAATCTTCTGATGTTATCGCGGAATTAAAAGAGAAAAAAGTTCCGGATAATTTGATTAAAATTGAGGAAGAAGAGTCGAATGAGAGTGAGGCTGGAACGGTCCTGAAGCAAAGTCTACCAGAAGGTACGACCTATGACTTGAGCAAGGCAACTCAAATTGTTTTGACAGTAGCTAAAAAAGCTACGACGATTCAATTAGGGAACTATATTGGACGGAACTCTACAGAAGTAATCTCAGAACTCAAGCAGAAGAAGGTTCCTGAGAATTTGATTAAGATAGAGGAAGAAGAGTCCAGCGAAAGCGAACCAGGAACGATTATGAAACAAAGTCCAGGTGCCGGAACGACTTATGATGTGAGTAAACCTACTCAAATTGTCTTGACAGTAGCTAAAAAAGTTACAAGTGTTGCCATGCCGAGTTACATTGGTTCCAGCTTGGAGTTTACTAAGAACAATTTGATTCAAATTGTTGGGATTAAGGAAGCTAATATAGAAGTTGTAGAAGTGACGACAGCGCCTGCAGGTAGTGCAGAAGGCATGGTTGTTGAACAAAGTCCTAGAGCAGGTGAAAAGGTAGACCTCAATAAGACTAGAGTCAAGATTTCAATCTACAAACCTAAAACAACTTCAGCTACTCCTTAA
- a CDS encoding threonine/serine exporter family protein yields the protein MEESKELNAVIDVIMLAGTILLKSGSEIHRVEDTMIRIAHSQGIVDCNVLAMPAAIFFSIENTNISRMKRVTSSSYNIEKVCDVNQISRQLVGGQIDLETAFKQLTALQAQPLPYTKLQVTLAATFSAPFFSVMFSGNIYDALGAGVATLFGFAFSLYVEKFIRIPFVTAFAGAFVFGIIAQFWARYTGFPSTADLIIAGAVMPFVPGIALTNAVRDIMTNHINSGMSKMFESLLITLALGAGTSVALVLMN from the coding sequence ATGGAAGAATCAAAAGAATTAAATGCCGTCATTGATGTGATTATGCTAGCGGGGACTATTCTCCTTAAAAGTGGCTCAGAAATCCATCGTGTAGAAGATACCATGATTCGAATCGCGCATTCGCAGGGGATTGTGGATTGCAATGTCCTTGCCATGCCTGCCGCTATCTTTTTCTCTATTGAAAATACCAATATTTCGCGCATGAAGCGCGTGACCTCCTCTTCTTATAACATTGAAAAAGTCTGCGATGTGAACCAGATTTCTCGTCAGCTAGTTGGGGGGCAGATTGACTTAGAAACAGCCTTTAAGCAATTGACGGCCTTGCAAGCTCAACCCCTTCCCTATACTAAGTTGCAGGTAACTCTGGCTGCGACCTTTAGTGCTCCTTTCTTTTCAGTTATGTTTAGCGGAAATATCTACGACGCACTTGGGGCAGGAGTGGCGACCTTATTTGGTTTTGCCTTTTCCCTCTATGTGGAAAAATTTATCCGAATTCCCTTTGTGACAGCCTTTGCTGGAGCCTTTGTCTTTGGGATAATTGCCCAGTTTTGGGCTCGCTACACAGGTTTTCCTTCAACGGCAGATTTGATTATAGCTGGTGCGGTCATGCCGTTTGTACCAGGTATTGCCTTGACCAATGCGGTCCGTGATATTATGACCAACCACATAAACTCTGGTATGAGTAAGATGTTTGAATCCCTGCTCATTACCCTCGCTTTAGGGGCAGGAACTTCTGTCGCCTTGGTATTGATGAACTAA
- a CDS encoding threonine/serine exporter family protein: MTLTTFLLQAVASFLAIITFLIVLNVQRSMLLPGGILGMTVWLIYLLLKEPTNVIVATFIAAIIGSCVSQILSILYKTPAVVFILAILAPLVPGYLSYRTTAFFVTGDYNKALASATLVVMLALVISIGMASGTVILRLYHYIKTHRVS, from the coding sequence ATGACACTAACAACCTTTTTATTACAAGCAGTAGCAAGTTTTCTTGCCATTATCACTTTTTTAATTGTACTCAATGTGCAACGGTCTATGCTCTTACCTGGAGGGATTTTGGGCATGACTGTCTGGCTAATCTATCTCTTGCTCAAGGAACCGACCAATGTCATTGTAGCTACCTTCATTGCAGCCATTATTGGTTCTTGTGTCAGCCAGATTTTAAGTATTCTTTATAAGACACCTGCTGTGGTCTTTATCTTGGCCATTTTGGCACCGCTGGTTCCAGGTTATCTCTCCTACCGAACAACTGCCTTTTTTGTGACAGGGGACTATAATAAAGCACTGGCAAGTGCGACCTTAGTTGTCATGTTGGCTTTGGTAATCTCTATTGGAATGGCTAGCGGAACAGTGATTCTCAGACTGTATCATTATATAAAAACACATCGAGTATCGTAG
- a CDS encoding hydroxymethylglutaryl-CoA synthase — protein sequence MTIGIDKIGFATSQYVLKLQDLAEARGIDPEKLSKGLLLKELSIAPLTEDIVTLAASASDSILTEQERQEVDMVIVATESGIDQSKAAAVFVHGLLGIQPFARSFEIKEACYGATAALHYAKLHVENSPESKVLVIASDIAKYGIETPGEPTQGAGSVAMLITQNPRMMAFNNDNVAQTRDIMDFWRPNYSTTPYVNGVYSTQQYLDSLKTTWLEYQKRYQLTLDDFAAVCFHLPYPKLALKGLKKIMDKSLPQEKKDLLQKHFDQSILYSQKVGNIYTGSLFLGLLSLLENTDSLKAGDKIALYSYGSGAVAEFFSGELVEGYEAYLDKDRLNKLNQRTVLSVADYEKVFFEEVNLDETNSAQFAGYENQDFALVEILDHQRRYSKVEK from the coding sequence ATGACAATCGGTATTGATAAGATTGGTTTTGCGACCAGTCAATATGTCTTGAAATTACAAGACTTAGCAGAAGCGAGGGGAATTGACCCTGAAAAATTAAGTAAAGGACTCTTACTCAAGGAATTGAGTATTGCGCCCCTAACTGAGGACATCGTGACCTTGGCGGCCAGTGCTAGTGACTCTATTTTAACTGAGCAAGAAAGACAAGAAGTTGACATGGTCATTGTGGCGACCGAGTCAGGAATTGACCAGAGTAAGGCTGCGGCCGTCTTTGTGCATGGCTTGCTGGGCATCCAGCCCTTTGCTCGTAGTTTCGAGATTAAAGAAGCCTGCTATGGGGCGACTGCTGCCCTCCATTATGCCAAATTGCATGTGGAAAATTCTCCGGAGTCCAAGGTCTTGGTCATTGCAAGTGATATTGCCAAATACGGTATTGAAACTCCGGGAGAACCCACTCAGGGTGCCGGAAGTGTGGCTATGTTGATTACACAAAATCCACGCATGATGGCCTTTAATAATGACAATGTAGCTCAGACCCGTGACATCATGGATTTCTGGCGACCAAATTACTCGACAACTCCTTATGTAAATGGTGTCTATTCTACCCAACAATACTTGGATAGTTTGAAAACGACTTGGCTTGAATATCAAAAACGCTACCAGCTTACTTTGGATGATTTTGCGGCTGTTTGTTTCCACTTGCCTTATCCTAAATTAGCGCTAAAAGGCTTGAAAAAAATCATGGATAAGAGCCTGCCTCAAGAGAAAAAAGACCTCTTACAAAAGCATTTTGACCAGTCTATTCTCTACAGTCAAAAGGTGGGGAATATCTACACAGGTTCACTTTTCCTTGGACTTTTGTCTCTCTTGGAAAATACAGATAGCTTGAAAGCTGGGGATAAAATCGCCCTTTATAGTTACGGAAGTGGAGCTGTGGCTGAGTTCTTCAGTGGTGAATTGGTTGAAGGATATGAAGCTTATTTGGATAAAGACCGCTTGAACAAGCTCAACCAACGAACTGTCTTATCCGTTGCAGACTATGAAAAGGTCTTTTTTGAGGAAGTAAACTTGGATGAAACAAACTCTGCCCAGTTTGCTGGCTATGAAAATCAAGATTTTGCCTTGGTTGAAATTCTCGACCACCAACGCCGTTATAGCAAGGTTGAAAAATAA
- a CDS encoding hydroxymethylglutaryl-CoA reductase, degradative, with protein MKISWNGFSKKSYQERLELLKAQALLSPERQASLEKDEQMSVTVADQLSENVVGTFSLPYSLVPEVLVNGQEYTVPYVTEEPSVVAAASYASKIIKRAGGFTAQVHQRQMIGQVALYQVANPKLAQEKIASKKAELLELANQAYPSIVKRGGGARDLHVEQIKGEPDFLVVYIHVDTQEAMGANMLNTMLEALKPVLEELSQGQSLMGILSNYATDSLVTASCRIAFRYLSRQKDQGREIAEKIALASQFAQADPYRAATHNKGIFNGIDAILIATGNDWRAIEAGAHAFASRDGRYQGLSCWTLDLEREELVGEMTLPMPVATKGGSIGLNPRVALSHDLLGNPSARELAQIIVSIGLAQNFAALKALVSTGIQQGHMKLQAKSLALLAGASESEVAPLVERLISDKTFNLETAQRYLENLRS; from the coding sequence ATGAAGATAAGTTGGAATGGATTTTCTAAAAAATCATACCAAGAGCGCCTCGAGCTGTTAAAAGCTCAGGCGCTCCTTAGTCCTGAGAGACAAGCTAGTCTGGAGAAGGATGAACAGATGAGCGTGACTGTGGCAGACCAGCTGAGTGAGAATGTAGTGGGAACTTTTTCTCTGCCTTATTCACTGGTTCCGGAGGTACTTGTCAACGGTCAGGAATACACCGTTCCCTATGTGACAGAAGAACCCTCTGTGGTTGCGGCGGCCAGCTATGCCAGCAAAATCATCAAGCGTGCAGGTGGTTTTACTGCACAAGTCCATCAGCGACAGATGATTGGGCAGGTAGCCCTTTATCAAGTTGCTAATCCTAAACTAGCGCAAGAGAAGATTGCCAGCAAGAAAGCGGAGCTCTTGGAGCTTGCCAATCAAGCCTATCCTTCTATCGTTAAACGTGGAGGTGGGGCGCGTGATCTGCATGTCGAGCAGATAAAAGGCGAACCAGACTTTCTCGTTGTTTATATTCATGTCGATACCCAGGAAGCCATGGGTGCCAATATGCTCAACACCATGCTGGAAGCCTTGAAACCAGTCTTAGAAGAACTCAGTCAGGGACAGAGTCTCATGGGAATCCTGTCCAACTACGCGACCGATTCTCTGGTGACTGCAAGCTGTCGCATCGCCTTTCGCTACTTGAGCCGCCAAAAGGATCAAGGACGAGAGATTGCGGAGAAAATTGCGTTGGCTAGTCAGTTTGCGCAGGCTGATCCTTACCGAGCTGCTACTCATAATAAAGGAATTTTTAATGGTATTGATGCGATTTTGATTGCCACTGGTAATGACTGGCGTGCCATCGAAGCTGGGGCCCATGCCTTTGCCAGTCGAGATGGACGCTATCAAGGTCTTAGTTGCTGGACGCTGGACCTTGAAAGAGAAGAATTGGTCGGTGAGATGACCCTGCCCATGCCTGTAGCGACTAAGGGTGGCTCTATCGGCCTCAACCCACGTGTAGCTCTCAGTCATGATCTACTAGGAAATCCTTCTGCCAGAGAATTAGCCCAGATTATCGTGTCCATCGGTCTTGCCCAAAATTTTGCAGCCCTCAAAGCCTTGGTAAGTACGGGCATCCAGCAAGGCCACATGAAACTACAGGCCAAATCCCTAGCTCTCCTAGCTGGGGCTAGTGAATCTGAAGTTGCTCCCCTAGTAGAGCGCCTCATCTCAGATAAAACCTTTAACCTAGAGACAGCCCAGCGCTATCTCGAAAATTTAAGATCATAA
- a CDS encoding LacI family DNA-binding transcriptional regulator produces the protein MVAKLTDVAKLAGVSPTTVSRVINKKGYLSEKTIQKVNEAMRELSYKPNNLARSLQGKSAKLIGLIFPNISNVFYAELIDKLEHQLFKNGYKTIICNSEHDSEKEREYIEMLEANQVDGIISGSHNLGIEDYNRVTAPIISFDRNLSPDIPVVSSDNYAGGVLAAQTLVKTGAQSIIMITGNDNSNSPTGLRHAGFASVLPKAPIINVSSDFSPVRKEMEIKNILTREKPDAIFASDDLTAILIIKIAQELGISVPKELKVIGYDGTYFIENYYPQLATIKQPLEEIACLTIDLLLQKIEGKEVATTGYFLPVTLLPGKSI, from the coding sequence ATGGTCGCAAAACTAACTGATGTCGCCAAACTTGCAGGCGTCAGTCCTACTACCGTTTCTCGGGTTATCAATAAAAAAGGGTATCTATCTGAGAAAACCATCCAAAAAGTCAATGAAGCCATGAGAGAATTAAGCTATAAACCCAACAACCTGGCTCGTAGTCTGCAAGGAAAATCAGCTAAGTTAATCGGCTTGATTTTCCCCAATATTTCCAATGTTTTCTATGCAGAATTGATTGATAAATTGGAACACCAACTCTTCAAAAATGGTTACAAGACCATCATCTGCAACAGTGAACATGATTCTGAGAAGGAACGCGAATACATCGAAATGTTGGAAGCCAATCAGGTAGACGGCATCATTTCTGGTAGTCACAACCTAGGAATCGAAGACTACAATCGTGTGACAGCGCCGATTATTTCCTTTGACCGAAACCTATCGCCAGACATCCCTGTTGTCTCCTCTGACAACTATGCTGGTGGGGTTCTTGCTGCCCAAACCTTGGTCAAGACAGGTGCCCAGTCTATCATCATGATTACAGGGAATGACAATTCCAATTCGCCAACCGGACTGCGCCACGCTGGTTTTGCATCCGTACTCCCAAAAGCTCCTATTATCAATGTTTCCAGTGACTTTTCTCCCGTCAGAAAAGAAATGGAAATCAAGAATATCTTGACCCGGGAAAAACCAGATGCCATTTTTGCTTCGGATGATTTGACAGCTATTCTGATCATTAAAATCGCTCAAGAATTGGGCATTTCTGTCCCAAAAGAGCTCAAGGTTATCGGCTATGATGGGACCTACTTTATCGAAAATTACTACCCTCAATTGGCTACTATCAAGCAACCTTTGGAAGAGATTGCTTGTCTCACTATTGATCTTCTCTTGCAAAAGATTGAAGGCAAGGAAGTCGCCACAACTGGTTACTTCTTACCAGTTACACTATTACCAGGAAAAAGTATTTAA